Proteins from one Triticum aestivum cultivar Chinese Spring chromosome 7A, IWGSC CS RefSeq v2.1, whole genome shotgun sequence genomic window:
- the LOC123152825 gene encoding putative disease resistance RPP13-like protein 3: MVETVLSMARSMLGVVVSLAASAAAAEMSLIMGVRKDIWFIKDELETMQVFLVVAERIKNKDMLLKVWAKQIRDLSYNIEDCLDEFMLHVGSQSLSWRLIKLKDRRRIAMQIRELKSRVEEVSNRNIRYNLIKTEASNILEIDSYTDDVRTHLANNIDEAELVGFSKPKEQLIQLMDVETKDGPAKVICLVGMGGLGKTTLARKTYESKEGIVKNFSCCAWITVSQSFLRIEILKDMIRQLLGCESLKKCLKEIEGKAAQVEDFARYLKKELKDKRYFLILDDLWTVEAWQWIKDIAIPNRNNKGSRIIVTTRDVGLAKLCTSMSLIYHLEPLQIDDATNLLLKKTGRTYDDLEKDDNLHITVEKLVRKCGCLPLAILTIGGILATKKVTEWGLFYSQLPTELETNPSLEAMRRIVTMSYNHLPSHLKSCFLYLSIFPEDVEIQMRHLVGRWIAEGFVRVRGGVTIEEVAKSYFDELINRSMIQPSKVNIEGCVKSCRVHDIMHDVMVSISREENFVCLAEDNLASVAGENFRHVAYHGSKCQKIGMDWSHVRSYTVFGERTIARTTSLCSPELRMLRVLDLHGSRFDIRQKDINNIGLFLHLRYVNAGYSERSALPISIGKLRALQSLETRNRDIVCLPTGITKLQGLRSIRCTRGTADGVIVPNGICNLQEIQTLMIVEVEPTACRAIKELGELTQLRKLGVMTHTASLQKCKILGASIEKLSSLSSLRVDGRGNSSTTSSLEWLHSISLSTPLLKSLKLVGSLGKEMPNWVGRLMYLVKIHLRESEMIEGGRSMKILGSLPNLMLLRLDWWSYGGEKLVLSAGAFPNLRKLDIIGLVLLREVRFVEGASPHMERIEISWCKLESGIIGINHLPKLNEILLSYGAKVARFDTLPCEVNAHPNHPVLRLREDRSEHDLRAELGMDIY; the protein is encoded by the coding sequence GTTTATAAAAGATGAACTAGAGACGATGCAAGTATTCCTAGTGGTCGCTGAGAGGATAAAGAACAAAGATATGCTTCTCAAGGTGTGGGCAAAGCAAATAAGAGACTTGTCTTACAACATTGAAGATTGCCTGGACGAGTTCATGTTGCATGTGGGAAGCCAAAGCTTGTCATGGCGGTTGATAAAACTAAAAGACCGTCGTCGGATCGCCATGCAAATCCGCGAACTCAAATCAAGAGTTGAAGAAGTAAGCAATAGGAATATAAGGTACAACTTAATCAAGACAGAAGCCTCCAATATCCTAGAGATAGATTCCTACACGGATGATGTTCGCACTCACTTAGCTAACAATATTGATGAAGCGGAACTTGTGGGCTTTTCCAAGCCTAAGGAGCAATTGATTCAACTAATGGATGTCGAAACTAAGGATGGTCCTGCCAAGGTGATCTGTTTGGTTGGCATGGGCGGTCTAGGAAAGACCACTCTTGCAAGGAAGACCTATGAAAGTAAGGAAGGTATTGTGAAGAACTTTTCTTGTTGTGCTTGGATCACAGTCTCGCAATCATTTTTAAGAATAGAAATCCTCAAGGATATGATCAGGCAGCTTTTGGGTTGTGAGTCACTGAAGAAATGTTTGAAAGAAATTGAAGGTAAGGCAGCCCAAGTAGAGGACTTTGCCAGGTATCTCAAAAAAGAGCTAAAGGATAAGAGATACTTTCTTATTCTTGATGATTTGTGGACTGTAGAAGCATGGCAGTGGATCAAAGATATAGCTATTCCTAATAGAAACAACAAAGGTAGTCGGATAATAGTTACAACACGAGATGTCGGCTTAGCTAAGCTGTGTACTTCTATGTCCCTTATCTATCATCTTGAACCCCTGCAAATAGATGATGCCACAAATTTGCTACTAAAAAAGACAGGCAGAACATATGATGACCTGGAGAAAGATGACAACTTGCATATTACAGTTGAAAAACTAGTTAGAAAGTGTGGTTGTTTACCATTAGCTATACTCACAATAGGGGGCATCCTTGCTACAAAAAAGGTCACTGAGTGGGGACTCTTTTATAGCCAGCTCCCCACGGAGCTTGAGACTAACCCAAGCCTTGAAGCGATGAGGAGGATTGTTACCATGAGTTACAACCACTTGCCATCTCATCTTAAGTCATGTTTTTTGTACCTAAGTATATTTCCCGAGGATGTTGAAATCCAAATGAGACATCTGGTAGGCAGATGGATTGCGGAGGGGTTTGTTAGAGTCAGAGGTGGGGTGACAATTGAAGAGGTTGCAAAAAGTTATTTTGACGAGCTAATCAACCGAAGCATGATTCAGCCATCAAAAGTGAACATAGAAGGATGTGTGAAGAGCTGTCGAGTTCATGATATCATGCATGATGTCATGGTGTCGATTTCTAGAGAAGAAAATTTTGTATGCTTGGCGGAGGATAATCTAGCTAGTGTGGCAGGGGAGAACTTCCGCCATGTAGCATACCACGGGAGCAAGTGTCAAAAGATAGGCATGGATTGGAGCCATGTTCGGTCATATACTGTGTTTGGGGAGAGAACCATAGCTCGAACAACTTCACTTTGTTCGCCTGAATTGAGAATGCTTAGAGTGTTAGATCTACATGGTTCACGATTTGACATCAGACAAAAAGATATCAACAACATAGGGCTATTTCTCCACCTAAGATATGTTAACGCTGGGTATTCAGAGAGGTCTGCCCTTCCAATATCCATAGGGAAACTGCGAGCCTTACAAAGTCTGGAGACAAGGAACAGAGATATTGTATGCCTACCAACTGGGATCACTAAACTCCAGGGTTTGCGTAGCATCCGTTGTACACGTGGTACTGCTGATGGTGTGATTGTGCCTAATGGAATCTGCAACCTACAGGAGATACAGACACTAATGATTGTCGAAGTGGAACCTACTGCGTGCCGAGCAATTAAAGAGCTAGGGGAGCTCACACAGTTAAGAAAATTAGGTGTTATGACACATACGGCCAGCCTTCAGAAATGCAAGATACTTGGTGCATCCATTGAGAAGCTGTCTTCCCTCTCTTCGCTTAGAGTGGATGGTCGAGGAAATAGTTCTACCACAAGTTCGCTCGAGTGGCTGCATTCTATTTCCCTTTCCACCCCACTCCTAAAAAGCCTCAAGTTGGTTGGATCTCTTGGAAAAGAGATGCCCAACTGGGTTGGAAGGCTGATGTATCTGGTGAAGATTCACTTAAGGGAGAGCGAGATGATAGAAGGGGGGAGAAGCATGAAGATACTCGGGTCACTGCCCAACCTCATGCTCCTTCGCCTCGATTGGTGGTCGTATGGTGGAGAGAAGCTCGTTTTAAGTGCGGGAGCATTTCCAAACCtcagaaaacttgatattattggtCTCGTTCTACTAAGGGAGGTGAGGTTTGTGGAGGGTGCATCGCCCCACATGGAAAGGATAGAAATCAGCTGGTGCAAGCTGGAATCAGGGATTATTGGTATCAACCACCTTCCAAAGCTGAACGAGATTTTACTTAGTTATGGTGCTAAAGTTGCAAGGTTTGATACGCTGCCATGTGAAGTGAACGCACACCCCAATCATCCTGTACTGCGACTACGGGAGGACCGGTCCGAGCACGACCTGCGGGCAGAACTGGGAATGGACATATATTGA